The Candidatus Zixiibacteriota bacterium genome contains the following window.
CTAACGGGGCCATAGAGCGTGTGCGCCCGCATCCAGGGTAGAAAGGGCGCAACGATCATTACCACCGAGGCGATGATAATAAAGAGGCGGTCGACCCGCGTGATGACGCTGGAGTAGACCACCGAATTGCGGTAAATCGATCCGATCTGCTGCTTGATGCTGGCGACGTAGCTTTTGCGCTCGTCCTCGCTTTTCCAGAACGGACCGGTCTTGGTCGGGTAGACTTCAAAACCGATAAACCGGTACCGCTCGTCGACCGGGTCGAGATTTTGTTGATCAGCCATCAGGTACTTCCTCAGGTTTTATCTACTCGAGATTCTCCAGCAACGTCTTGAGCGTCTCATTTTTCGGATCGCACTGCAACCCACGTTTGACCCATTTCAACGCTTCTTCGTCGTGCTTGATATCATCATAAAAGCTATTAGCTTGTGCCAACCATATAATGACGTCGATCTCCTTGCATTTGTCAACCCCGTTCGCGTCCATGAGATTATAGGACTTCAGGAGATACTCGATCGCTCGGTCCTTCTGCACCGGCTTCTCCGTGATATAAAGATAGCCCAGCCATTTGAACGGCTCATAGTTCTTGGGATCGAGTTCCGCCCACTCCAACAGGTACTTGCGTCCCTTCTCGCGATCTTTCAGTTGGAAGAGATAAGTTGTCGATAAGGTCTTGACGACAAAGACCGACTTGGGATTCAACTGGAACATCTTCTCAAGATACTCGGTGGCCCGGTTGTAGTCGGCCATCTTCAAGTACGAGAACGCCAGGTATTGATATGAAGGCACATGCGTGGAGTCCTGGGCAATGCGGCGTTCCAGCCAGGGAATGGCTTCACTGTACCGGCCAAGATTGTAATAGACCAGCGCCAGTCGATTCCAGAGAAATACTTCCTTGTCATTCAGCTCGATTGCTTTGACGTAGTACGGGATCGCTTCGACCAAGAACGTCGTATCGACGGTGCCTTCCTTCTTGGAATCATAGTAAAGCTGGTCATAGGTCAAGGCGCGGTCGCGGAAGAACTCAAAGTGCTCCTTGCCCCAAACGTAATTGGAGTCACCCTTTGTGATCTTGTCCTCGTAGGCCTTGTAGGCGGCGACTGCCTCATCATAGCGCTTGAGGCGGAACAGCGATTTGGCCTTGAAGTCATACGCGACCGACTTGTCGGTGCCCATTTCGATTGCTTTGGTCAACCGCTCAATCGCCACTTCGTAGGCGCCGACGTAGTAGTAGGCCTGACCTAAACGATAGTCAACGTCAACGGTTTCCTGACCACCAGTGCCGAGATAGTGCTCGTAAGCCCAGATGGCATTCTTGAAGATGTCGGTGTAGCCGTTGGTCGTGCCGTTGGAGGGATCCTGTGTTAAAGCCGCCTGCACCTTGGAAAGGCCACTGAGCATAAAGATGTCGCCGGCGAGGTGATAGGCCTGAGTGTAGTTGGAATCGAGACCGATCGCCTTGTTGATGTTTTGC
Protein-coding sequences here:
- a CDS encoding tetratricopeptide repeat protein; this encodes MKIALTISLLLSLLLGVAAPAFADAAADAAELIGQRKLDEAIQFINDQVAKDPSYADLYYWLGRAYIEKEDWPAAEKAFNKCLELKKKHDEAKAYLALVYIHDQKWEQAKKILDEGVAKSRTAKGRFYDHLGHYYIARKEFTEADIALRKAQLEEPDNIEYMRDLADLNYENGVYAVAIQGYQEVLARDSMDVPTYYRMGRAYYMQKQFTEALQNINKAIGLDSNYTQAYHLAGDIFMLSGLSKVQAALTQDPSNGTTNGYTDIFKNAIWAYEHYLGTGGQETVDVDYRLGQAYYYVGAYEVAIERLTKAIEMGTDKSVAYDFKAKSLFRLKRYDEAVAAYKAYEDKITKGDSNYVWGKEHFEFFRDRALTYDQLYYDSKKEGTVDTTFLVEAIPYYVKAIELNDKEVFLWNRLALVYYNLGRYSEAIPWLERRIAQDSTHVPSYQYLAFSYLKMADYNRATEYLEKMFQLNPKSVFVVKTLSTTYLFQLKDREKGRKYLLEWAELDPKNYEPFKWLGYLYITEKPVQKDRAIEYLLKSYNLMDANGVDKCKEIDVIIWLAQANSFYDDIKHDEEALKWVKRGLQCDPKNETLKTLLENLE